The following coding sequences are from one Arachis hypogaea cultivar Tifrunner chromosome 7, arahy.Tifrunner.gnm2.J5K5, whole genome shotgun sequence window:
- the LOC112703590 gene encoding uncharacterized protein, with the protein MRRNSVLLLYSLIALAAYFSLRFQAQAAPAGPLINHLSSLLKWTRSSASKTPNSDGSVLQFENGYVVETVVEGNEIGVIPHRIRVSEEDGELYAVDATNSNIVKITPPLSQYSRGRLVAGSFQGHTGHVDGKPSDARFNHPKGITMDDKGNVYVADTQNMAIRKIGDAGVTTIAGGKSTVAGYRDGPSEDAKFSNDFDVIYVRPTCSLLVIDRGNAALRQISLEQEDCDSQSSSVSSTDILTVVGAIILGYATCMLQQGFGPSFFSKTVVSRPSEGEFKAHASHEKTMPILENSKEEPGWPSFGQLLVDLSKLSLEALAGAFTQFIPSRLKSNGPTRGLTPLKDRLKMPEDEVQQPPLVNRQSAPAPAPLTGTRHPATPTEPRQVHTSSTAEKHSEMKPRKIKSSSSKDPSLSSKHHSSSKRAEYAEFYGSTEIPPYTKSKVPKERPRHRSREKSGEVVYGAVRAEPKPAETRTVDYNNPKFDHYSMRTKYASGEAFRFNSQ; encoded by the exons ATGAGGAGGAACAGTGTTCTGTTATTGTATTCTCTCATTGCACTTGCCGCTTACTTCTCTCTTCGATTTCAAGCTCAAGCTGCTCCTGCAG GGCCATTGATTAACCATCTTTCTTCACTTCTCAAATGGACAAGGTCTAGTGCCTCCAAGACGCCAAATTCAG aTGGGAGTGTTCTTCAATTTGAGAATGGCTATGTAGTTGAGACTGTTGTGGAAGGAAATGAAATTGGGGTCATTCCTCATAGGATCCGTGTGTCTGAGGAAGATGGCGAACTCTATGCTGTGGATGCAACCAATAGCAACATTGTTAAAATTACCCCGCCATTGTCGCAAT ATAGTAGAGGAAGATTGGTGGCTGGATCATTTCAGGGTCACACTGGGCATGTGGATGGAAAGCCAAGTGACGCTCGTTTTAATCATCCCAAAGGCATAACCATGGATGATAAAGGGAATGTTTATGTTGCTGACACTCAGAATATGGCCATCAGAAAGATCGGCGATGCTG GTGTGACAACCATCGCTGGTGGGAAGTCAACTGTTGCAGGCTATAGAGATGGACCAAGTGAGGATGCTAAATTCTCAAATGATTTTGATGTTATATACGTTAGGCCCACCTGTTCCTTGTTGGTCATTGATAGAGGAAATGCTGCTCTTCGGCAAATCTCCCTTGAACAGGAGGATTGTGATTCTCAATCAAGTTCAGTTTCCAGTACAG ATATCCTTACAGTTGTTGGTGCTATCATATTGGGATATGCGACGTGCATGCTTCAGCAGGGATTCGGTCCTTCGTTCTTCTCCAAAACTGTAGTATCT CGACCATCGGAAGGAGAGTTCAAAGCGCATGCAAGCCATGAGAAAACCATGCCGATCCTGGAGAACTCTAAAGAGGAGCCGGGATGGCCATCTTTTGGGCaacttcttgttgatctttctaagCTATCCCTTGAAGCATTGGCTGGTGCATTCACTCAATTCATACCCTCGCGTCTCAAATCGAACGGCCCCACGAGAGGCCTAACACCACTGAAAGATCGTCTCAAGATGCCTGAAGATGAAGTGCAGCAACCTCCCTTGGTCAATAGGCAAAGTGCTCCAGCTCCTGCTCCTCTTACTGGAACTCGGCATCCTGCTACTCCTACAGAACCTCGGCAGGTCCATACTTCAAGCACAGCTGAGAAACACTCAGAAATGAAGCCCCGGAAGATAAAATCAAGCAGTTCCAAGGATCCCTCTTTGTCAAGTAAGCATCATTCATCGTCTAAACGAGCCGAGTATGCTGAATTCTACGGATCAACTGAAATCCCACCGTACACTAAATCTAAGGTCCCGAAAGAAAGGCCAAGACATAGGTCGCGAGAAAAGAGCGGAGAAGTTGTTTACGGAGCAGTCAGGGCCGAGCCAAAACCGGCCGAGACAAGGACCGTTGATTACAACAATCCCAAGTTTGATCACTACAGTATGAGGACTAAGTATGCATCTGGGGAAGCCTTCCGCTTCAACTCTCAGTAG